A single genomic interval of Streptomyces showdoensis harbors:
- a CDS encoding bifunctional glycosyltransferase/CDP-glycerol:glycerophosphate glycerophosphotransferase — MELFLDECLQSLADQTFTDWEAIVVDDGSKDGSLAIAESWAAKDARIRVVAQENQGLGPARNTGVAHLTEGTEYLAFVDSDDIVLPDAYERFIAKLDETGSDFASGNVNLLKAGEILISPLHEKRLNKDRDRTHISHDKALVYDRTAWNKVFRRSFWERHAFEFPGILYEDAPVTLPAHFRAKSVDVLGDPVYLWRQRTGGAPSITQRRTEPVNVRDRIRSCDSVSRFLGAQPGEEFAEHKRWYDEIFISDELPLFMGVLDEAGEEFRELFMTGAADFLSRVDPRVLPRIDVSLRLKCHLITEGRLAELLDLLAFERETGRAIPVARQGLRHFADYPVLDKDKGSVPREVLKVGAEFSARARAEQILWQNGRLHIDGHAYIRNLAAPSPKPSLRVLMLRESGSRRTVLVRPTRTKAPKATQTSGQSLHNYDWSGFSLDVNPAKLKGRGGWRDGVWRLTMATVQEGVARRTRLKAGESGNAESPSPHWVEKDVRVVPFVSDSHLYLRVELIRARLTGHQVADGVVELSGVLGHEAAAAGAKPVLRLTHGTSEAKLEFPVTRTGAASAEFSVRVPLADLDVEGRDSADLEVTDKWTAELVLGKRAHPVAVNDRQGDLGRQHPVDGSVTTPWGARTIAVANDGVGRLVLRTQPVQPMVAKATVSPEGRIVLEGALPASTEEPLELVLRHSRHAEEHRHPVTVEDGVFHADFLPVPGGLTKVPLRQGRWYLFVRTVDSRVEVPVRAVPTALGTLPVTFSVRGREYALTHRFYDRLLVDASPDLNAEEVGWFRQREMRTTVYQEARTAPLKDTVLYASFSGRQFSDSPRAVYEELLRQGSELEHVWVVEDRRAEIPEGVRVIRRWSHEWYEALGNSRYIVTNTHLPFWIRRREGQVIVQTWHGTPLKRIGHDIDSVQFADRKYLSKVAEETPSWSFLVSPNRFSTPIMKRAFQYDGEILESGYPRNDVLLSEKTDDLARTVRERIGLPEGKKVVLYAPTWRDDQFYQAGNYKFDLRVDIEKAAERLGEDHVLLVRKHSNIVDAVPGAGDGFVFDVSSYPDIAELFLITDVLVTDYSSLMFDFANTGRPMLFFTYDLEYYRDQLRGFYFDFEKRAPGPLLQTSDELIEALGDIDRISAGYTDAYREFRDVFCDLDDGHAAERVITRMLELAHPDSPSTDPAEQR, encoded by the coding sequence GTGGAGCTCTTTCTCGACGAGTGCCTGCAGTCCCTTGCCGACCAGACGTTCACCGACTGGGAGGCGATCGTCGTCGACGACGGCTCCAAGGACGGCAGCCTCGCGATCGCGGAGAGCTGGGCGGCGAAGGACGCGCGGATCCGGGTGGTCGCGCAGGAGAACCAGGGGCTGGGGCCCGCCCGTAACACCGGTGTCGCGCACCTCACGGAGGGCACCGAGTACCTCGCGTTCGTCGACAGCGACGACATCGTGCTGCCGGACGCCTACGAGCGGTTCATCGCCAAGCTGGACGAGACCGGTTCGGACTTCGCCAGCGGCAACGTGAACCTGCTCAAGGCCGGCGAGATCCTGATCTCCCCGCTGCACGAGAAGCGCCTCAACAAGGACCGCGACCGCACCCACATCTCCCACGACAAGGCACTGGTCTACGACCGCACCGCGTGGAACAAGGTCTTCCGGCGCTCCTTCTGGGAGCGGCACGCCTTCGAGTTCCCCGGCATCCTCTACGAGGACGCCCCGGTGACGCTGCCCGCGCACTTCCGGGCGAAGAGCGTGGACGTCCTCGGCGACCCCGTCTACCTGTGGCGCCAGCGGACCGGCGGCGCGCCGTCCATCACCCAGCGCCGCACCGAGCCGGTCAACGTCCGCGACCGCATAAGGTCGTGCGACTCCGTGAGCCGCTTCCTCGGCGCGCAGCCGGGCGAGGAGTTCGCGGAGCACAAGCGCTGGTACGACGAGATCTTCATCAGCGACGAGCTGCCGCTGTTCATGGGCGTGCTCGACGAGGCCGGCGAGGAGTTCCGCGAGCTGTTCATGACGGGCGCCGCCGACTTCCTCAGCCGGGTCGACCCCCGGGTGCTGCCGCGGATCGACGTGTCGCTGCGGCTCAAGTGCCACCTGATCACCGAGGGCCGGCTCGCCGAGCTCCTCGACCTGCTGGCCTTCGAGCGCGAGACCGGCCGGGCGATCCCGGTCGCCCGCCAGGGCCTGCGGCACTTCGCCGACTACCCGGTGCTCGACAAGGACAAGGGCTCGGTGCCGCGCGAGGTGCTGAAGGTCGGCGCCGAGTTCTCGGCCCGCGCCCGCGCCGAGCAGATCCTGTGGCAGAACGGCCGGCTGCACATCGACGGGCACGCCTACATCCGCAACCTGGCGGCCCCCTCGCCCAAGCCCTCGCTGCGCGTGCTGATGCTGCGCGAGAGCGGCAGCCGGCGCACCGTCCTGGTCCGCCCGACCCGCACCAAGGCGCCGAAGGCCACCCAGACCTCCGGCCAGTCGCTGCACAACTACGACTGGTCCGGCTTCTCCCTCGACGTCAACCCGGCCAAGCTCAAGGGCCGCGGCGGCTGGCGCGACGGCGTGTGGCGGCTGACCATGGCCACCGTCCAGGAGGGCGTGGCCCGCCGCACCCGGCTGAAGGCCGGCGAGAGCGGCAACGCCGAGAGCCCGTCCCCGCACTGGGTGGAGAAGGACGTCCGGGTCGTCCCGTTCGTCTCCGACAGCCACCTGTACCTGCGCGTCGAGCTGATCCGCGCCCGGCTGACCGGCCACCAGGTCGCCGACGGCGTCGTCGAGCTGTCCGGCGTCCTCGGCCACGAGGCCGCGGCCGCCGGGGCCAAGCCCGTGCTGCGCCTGACCCACGGCACCTCCGAGGCGAAGCTGGAGTTCCCGGTCACCCGGACCGGCGCCGCGTCCGCGGAGTTCTCGGTCCGGGTCCCGCTGGCCGACCTGGACGTCGAGGGCCGCGACTCCGCGGACCTGGAGGTCACCGACAAGTGGACGGCCGAGCTGGTGCTCGGCAAGCGGGCCCACCCCGTCGCGGTGAACGACCGCCAGGGCGACCTGGGCCGTCAGCACCCCGTCGACGGCTCCGTCACCACCCCGTGGGGGGCCAGGACGATCGCGGTCGCCAACGACGGCGTCGGCCGCCTGGTGCTGCGCACCCAGCCGGTCCAGCCCATGGTCGCCAAGGCGACGGTGAGCCCCGAGGGCCGGATCGTCCTGGAGGGCGCCCTGCCGGCGAGCACCGAGGAGCCGCTGGAGCTGGTGCTGCGCCACAGCCGGCACGCCGAGGAGCACCGCCACCCGGTCACCGTCGAGGACGGCGTCTTCCACGCCGACTTCCTGCCGGTGCCCGGCGGGCTCACCAAGGTGCCGCTCCGCCAGGGCCGCTGGTACCTCTTCGTCCGCACCGTCGACAGCCGCGTCGAGGTGCCGGTCCGGGCCGTCCCGACGGCCCTCGGCACCCTGCCGGTCACCTTCTCGGTGCGCGGCCGCGAGTACGCGCTGACCCACCGGTTCTACGACCGGCTGCTGGTCGACGCCTCCCCCGACCTGAACGCGGAGGAGGTCGGCTGGTTCCGCCAGCGCGAGATGCGCACCACGGTGTACCAGGAGGCCCGGACGGCGCCGCTGAAGGACACCGTGCTGTACGCCTCCTTCTCCGGCCGCCAGTTCTCCGACTCGCCGCGCGCGGTCTACGAGGAGCTGCTGCGCCAGGGCTCCGAGCTGGAGCACGTGTGGGTCGTGGAGGACCGCCGGGCCGAGATCCCGGAGGGCGTGCGGGTCATCCGCCGCTGGAGCCACGAGTGGTACGAGGCGCTCGGCAACAGCCGGTACATCGTGACCAACACCCACCTGCCGTTCTGGATCCGGCGCCGTGAGGGCCAGGTGATCGTCCAGACCTGGCACGGCACCCCGCTCAAGCGGATCGGCCACGACATCGACAGCGTGCAGTTCGCGGACCGCAAGTACCTGTCGAAGGTCGCCGAGGAGACCCCGAGCTGGAGCTTCCTGGTCTCCCCCAACCGCTTCTCGACCCCGATCATGAAGCGGGCGTTCCAGTACGACGGGGAGATCCTGGAGTCCGGTTACCCCCGCAACGACGTGCTGCTGTCGGAGAAGACCGACGACCTGGCGCGGACCGTGCGGGAGCGGATCGGGCTGCCGGAGGGCAAGAAGGTCGTGCTGTACGCGCCGACCTGGCGGGACGACCAGTTCTACCAGGCGGGCAACTACAAGTTCGATCTCCGCGTCGACATCGAGAAGGCCGCCGAGCGGCTCGGCGAGGACCACGTCCTGCTGGTGCGCAAGCACTCGAACATCGTGGACGCGGTCCCGGGCGCGGGGGACGGCTTCGTCTTCGACGTCTCGTCCTACCCGGACATCGCCGAGCTGTTCCTGATCACCGACGTGCTGGTCACGGACTACTCGTCGCTCATGTTCGACTTCGCGAACACGGGCCGTCCGATGCTGTTCTTCACGTACGACCTGGAGTACTACCGCGACCAGCTGCGCGGCTTCTACTTCGACTTCGAGAAGCGGGCCCCCGGTCCGCTGCTGCAGACGTCGGACGAGCTGATCGAGGCACTGGGTGACATCGACCGGATCAGTGCCGGCTACACCGACGCGTACCGCGAGTTCCGGGACGTGTTCTGCGACCTCGACGACGGCCACGCCGCCGAGCGCGTGATCACGCGGATGCTGGAGCTCGCCCACCCCGACAGCCCCTCCACCGATCCCGCGGAGCAGCGTTGA